In one Balaenoptera acutorostrata chromosome 5, mBalAcu1.1, whole genome shotgun sequence genomic region, the following are encoded:
- the OCIAD1 gene encoding OCIA domain-containing protein 1 isoform X4, which translates to MCVGVAGKMNGRADFGEPNAEVPRPIPHIGADYIPTEEERRVFAECSDESFWFRSVPLAATSMLITQGLISKGILSSHPKYGSIPKLIFACIMGYFAGKLSYVKTCQEKFKNLENSPLGEALRSGQTRRSSPTGHYSQKSKYDSNVSAHSSFVTSPEADNIEKETLPRYEPIPFSASMNESTPTGITDHIAQGRNFS; encoded by the exons GAAAGATGAATGGAAGGGCTGATTTTGGAGAGCCGAATGCAGAAGTTCCAAGACCAATTCCCC ACATAGGGGCTGATTACATTccaacagaggaagaaagaagagtctTTGCAGAATGCAGTGATGAAAGCTTCTGGTTCAGAT cTGTACCTTTGGCTGCAACAAGTATGTTGATTACTCAAGGATTGATTagtaaag GAATCCTTTCAAGTCATCCCAAATATGGTTCCATCCCTAAACTTATAT ttGCTTGCATCATGGGATACTTTGCTGGAAAGCTTTCCTACGTGAAAACTTGCCAAGAGAAGTTCAAGAATCTTGAGAATTCCCCTCTTGGAGAAGCTTTACGATCAGGACAGACACGACGATCTTCACCAACTGG GCACTATTCTCAGAAGTCAAAATATGACTCGAATGTGAGTGCTCATTCATCTTTTGTGACATCCCCAGAAGCAGACAACATAGAAAAAGAGACGCTTCCTCGTTATGAGCCAATTCCATTCAGTGCTTCTATGAATGAATCTACTCCCACTGGTATTACTGATCATATTGCCCAAGGTAGAAACTTCTCTTGA
- the OCIAD1 gene encoding OCIA domain-containing protein 1 isoform X3, protein MCVGVAGKMNGRADFGEPNAEVPRPIPHIGADYIPTEEERRVFAECSDESFWFRSVPLAATSMLITQGLISKGILSSHPKYGSIPKLIFACIMGYFAGKLSYVKTCQEKFKNLENSPLGEALRSGQTRRSSPTGHYSQKSKYDSNVSAHSSFVTSPEADNIEKETLPRYEPIPFSASMNESTPTGITDHIAQVKVNKYGDTWDE, encoded by the exons GAAAGATGAATGGAAGGGCTGATTTTGGAGAGCCGAATGCAGAAGTTCCAAGACCAATTCCCC ACATAGGGGCTGATTACATTccaacagaggaagaaagaagagtctTTGCAGAATGCAGTGATGAAAGCTTCTGGTTCAGAT cTGTACCTTTGGCTGCAACAAGTATGTTGATTACTCAAGGATTGATTagtaaag GAATCCTTTCAAGTCATCCCAAATATGGTTCCATCCCTAAACTTATAT ttGCTTGCATCATGGGATACTTTGCTGGAAAGCTTTCCTACGTGAAAACTTGCCAAGAGAAGTTCAAGAATCTTGAGAATTCCCCTCTTGGAGAAGCTTTACGATCAGGACAGACACGACGATCTTCACCAACTGG GCACTATTCTCAGAAGTCAAAATATGACTCGAATGTGAGTGCTCATTCATCTTTTGTGACATCCCCAGAAGCAGACAACATAGAAAAAGAGACGCTTCCTCGTTATGAGCCAATTCCATTCAGTGCTTCTATGAATGAATCTACTCCCACTGGTATTACTGATCATATTGCCCAAG